The Lysobacter capsici genome has a segment encoding these proteins:
- the era gene encoding GTPase Era has translation MTSSSYRAGHVAVIGRPNVGKSTLVNALVGAKVSIVSPRPQTTRHRLLGIATFPDGQLLLVDTPGIHREQKRAMNRMMNRAARGSIDGVDAALLVVRAGQWDDEDTLAFEALRNAGVPVVLVVNQVDRITDKTALLPYLAKVSEGRDFAAVHPISALKNKGLDALVKEVMALLPEQPALYGEDEITDKSQRFLAGEMVREQLMRQLGEELPYATTVEIERFVVDGALLRIGAVIWVERDGQKAIVIGKGGARLREVGAKARVQMEHLFGSKVFLETWVRVREGWSDDEAALRSLGYHD, from the coding sequence ATGACTTCTTCCTCGTATCGCGCCGGCCACGTCGCCGTCATCGGCCGCCCCAATGTCGGCAAATCCACCCTGGTCAATGCCCTGGTCGGGGCCAAGGTCAGCATCGTCTCGCCACGTCCGCAGACCACCCGCCACCGTTTGCTCGGCATCGCCACCTTTCCCGACGGCCAGCTGCTGCTGGTCGACACCCCCGGTATCCACCGCGAACAGAAGCGGGCCATGAACCGGATGATGAACCGCGCCGCGCGCGGTTCGATCGACGGCGTCGACGCCGCCTTGCTGGTGGTGCGCGCCGGTCAATGGGACGACGAGGACACGCTCGCCTTCGAAGCCCTGCGCAACGCCGGCGTGCCGGTGGTGCTGGTGGTCAACCAGGTCGACCGCATCACCGACAAGACCGCGCTGCTGCCGTATCTGGCCAAGGTCAGCGAAGGCCGCGATTTCGCCGCGGTGCATCCGATCTCGGCGCTCAAGAACAAGGGCCTGGACGCGCTGGTCAAGGAAGTGATGGCGCTGCTGCCCGAACAGCCGGCGCTGTACGGCGAGGACGAGATCACCGACAAGAGCCAGCGCTTCCTCGCCGGCGAGATGGTGCGCGAACAGCTGATGCGCCAGCTCGGCGAAGAACTGCCGTACGCGACCACGGTCGAGATCGAACGTTTCGTCGTCGACGGCGCGTTGCTGCGCATCGGCGCGGTGATCTGGGTCGAGCGCGACGGCCAGAAGGCGATCGTGATCGGCAAGGGCGGCGCGCGCCTGCGCGAAGTCGGCGCCAAGGCGCGCGTGCAGATGGAGCATCTGTTCGGCTCCAAGGTGTTCCTGGAAACCTGGGTGCGCGTGCGCGAAGGCTGGTCGGACGACGAGGCCGCGTTGCGCTCTCTTGGTTACCATGATTGA
- the rnc gene encoding ribonuclease III, protein MIDRIAHRFANPALLDQALTHRSAGAPHNERLEFLGDALVNLIVAEALYQRWPQADEGALTRARAELVRESALAPIARTLELGARLTLGPGEMKSGGHRRDSILADALEAVVAAIYLDAGFETCRAQVLPWFVPAMDALPPAHKVGKDAKTRLQEWLQGRQKPLPVYALISESGEDHAKTFRVSCTLSQPPISAEGEAGSRRAAEQLAADDALRQLKADD, encoded by the coding sequence GTGATTGATCGGATCGCCCATCGCTTCGCCAATCCCGCACTGCTCGATCAAGCCCTGACCCATCGCAGCGCCGGGGCCCCGCACAACGAGCGGCTGGAGTTTCTCGGCGACGCGCTGGTGAATCTGATCGTGGCCGAAGCGCTGTACCAGCGCTGGCCGCAGGCCGATGAGGGCGCGCTGACCCGCGCCCGCGCCGAACTGGTCCGCGAATCGGCGCTGGCGCCGATCGCGCGCACCCTGGAGTTGGGCGCGCGCCTGACCCTCGGCCCCGGCGAAATGAAGTCCGGAGGTCACCGCCGCGATTCGATCCTGGCCGACGCGCTCGAAGCCGTGGTCGCGGCGATCTACCTCGATGCCGGGTTCGAAACCTGCCGCGCGCAGGTGCTGCCGTGGTTCGTGCCGGCGATGGACGCACTGCCGCCCGCGCACAAGGTCGGCAAGGACGCGAAGACCCGCCTGCAGGAATGGCTGCAGGGCCGGCAGAAACCCTTGCCGGTGTACGCGCTGATCTCGGAAAGCGGCGAAGACCACGCCAAGACCTTCCGCGTCAGCTGCACCCTCAGCCAACCGCCGATCAGCGCCGAAGGCGAGGCCGGATCGCGCCGCGCGGCCGAACAGCTGGCCGCCGACGATGCCTTGCGTCAGCTTAAGGCGGATGATTGA
- a CDS encoding DUF4845 domain-containing protein yields MKRKQSGITLIGFIIMLGVGGVFVYMGMKLVPMYSEYYSVKRSLADLAKEPGAGQMDSAKARDLFFRRMDMSYVDSVKQENFKIKRTDRGMEITVDYEVRRQLIANLDVVGHFNAVQQLSSKEGD; encoded by the coding sequence ATGAAGCGTAAGCAGAGCGGCATTACCCTGATCGGGTTCATCATCATGTTGGGCGTGGGTGGTGTGTTTGTTTACATGGGCATGAAGCTGGTGCCGATGTATTCGGAGTACTACTCGGTCAAGCGCTCGCTTGCCGACCTGGCCAAGGAGCCGGGCGCCGGGCAGATGGACAGCGCCAAGGCGCGCGATCTGTTCTTCCGTCGCATGGACATGAGCTATGTCGACAGCGTCAAGCAGGAAAACTTCAAGATCAAGCGCACCGACCGCGGCATGGAAATCACCGTGGACTACGAAGTGCGCCGTCAGCTGATCGCCAACCTGGACGTGGTGGGTCACTTCAACGCGGTGCAGCAGCTGAGCTCCAAAGAAGGTGATTGA
- the lepB gene encoding signal peptidase I has translation MRWFEIALVSLTLITGLVWLLDKMVLAKRRAAREGLLDDGKEPVLVDYSKAFFPVLFVVLILRSFIAEPFRIPSNSMMPTLLTGDFILVNKFTYGLRLPISNHKVLAMGEPERGDVVVFRPPHHPEQDWIKRIIGLPGDKVSYRDGRLTVNGEPIIYAPIGTYQGRGNGTEMTGSQELREQIGKHVHRILLRTESPLLDQGEGDWVVPKGEYFVMGDNRDNSEDSRYWGFLPEQNLRGRAFLIWMNFDGGVDFSRIGNSIP, from the coding sequence ATGCGTTGGTTCGAAATCGCCCTGGTCTCGCTGACCCTGATCACCGGCCTGGTCTGGCTGCTCGACAAGATGGTGCTGGCCAAGCGCCGCGCCGCGCGCGAGGGCCTGCTCGACGACGGCAAGGAGCCGGTCCTCGTCGACTACTCCAAGGCGTTCTTCCCGGTGCTGTTCGTGGTGCTGATCCTGCGCAGCTTCATCGCCGAGCCGTTCCGGATCCCGTCGAACTCGATGATGCCGACCCTGCTGACCGGCGACTTCATCCTGGTCAACAAGTTCACCTACGGCCTGCGCCTGCCGATCAGCAACCACAAGGTGCTGGCGATGGGTGAGCCCGAGCGCGGCGACGTGGTGGTGTTCCGCCCGCCGCACCATCCCGAACAGGACTGGATCAAGCGCATCATCGGCCTGCCGGGCGACAAGGTCAGCTACCGCGACGGTCGCCTGACCGTGAACGGCGAGCCGATCATCTACGCCCCGATCGGTACCTACCAGGGCCGCGGCAACGGCACCGAGATGACCGGCTCACAGGAATTGCGCGAACAGATCGGCAAACATGTGCATCGGATCCTGCTGCGCACCGAGTCGCCGCTGCTGGACCAGGGCGAGGGCGACTGGGTCGTGCCCAAGGGCGAGTATTTTGTGATGGGCGACAATCGCGACAACAGCGAAGACAGCCGATACTGGGGCTTCCTGCCGGAGCAGAACCTGCGCGGCCGGGCGTTCCTGATCTGGATGAATTTCGATGGGGGCGTGGATTTTTCGCGCATCGGCAACAGCATTCCGTAA
- the lepA gene encoding translation elongation factor 4, producing the protein MQYIRNFSIIAHVDHGKSTLADRIIQLCGGLEAREMEAQVLDSNPIERERGITIKAQSVSLPYKAKDGNTYQLNFIDTPGHVDFSYEVSRSLAACEGALLVVDAAQGVEAQSVANCYTAVEQGLEVVPVLNKIDLPTADIERAKAEIEAVIGIDAEDAVAISAKTGLNVDLVLEAIVKRIPPPKPRDTDKLQALIIDSWFDNYLGVVSLVRVMQGEIVPGSKILVMSTGRTHLVDKVGVFTPKRKDLARLGPGEVGWINASIKDVHGAPVGDTLTLASDPAAKPLPGFQEMQPRVFAGLFPVDAEDYPALREALDKLRLNDAALRFEPESSEAMGFGFRCGFLGMLHMEIVQERLEREYDLNLISTAPTVIYEVLKTDGTVIPMDNPAKLPPVNMVEEIREPVIRANILTPPDYIGSVIKLCEEKRGVQIGITYMASQVQISYELPMAEVVLDFFDKLKSVSRGYASLDYHFLRFQAGPFVRVDTLINGDKVDALSIIVHRSHADRRGRELCEKMKDLIPRQMFDVAIQAAVGSQIIARSTVKAMRKNVLAKCYGGDISRKKKLLEKQKEGKKRMKQVGRVEIPQEAFLAVLSTDNK; encoded by the coding sequence ATGCAATACATCAGAAACTTCTCCATCATCGCCCACGTCGACCATGGCAAGTCGACGCTCGCCGACCGCATCATCCAGCTGTGCGGAGGTCTCGAAGCGCGCGAGATGGAAGCGCAAGTGCTCGACTCGAATCCGATCGAGCGCGAGCGCGGCATCACCATCAAGGCCCAGTCCGTGTCGCTGCCGTACAAGGCGAAGGACGGCAACACCTATCAGCTCAACTTCATCGACACCCCGGGCCACGTCGACTTCAGCTACGAAGTCAGCCGTTCGCTCGCCGCCTGCGAAGGCGCGCTGCTGGTGGTCGACGCGGCCCAGGGCGTGGAAGCGCAGTCGGTCGCCAACTGCTACACCGCGGTGGAGCAGGGCCTGGAAGTGGTGCCGGTGCTCAACAAGATCGACCTGCCCACCGCCGACATCGAGCGCGCCAAGGCCGAGATCGAAGCGGTGATCGGCATCGACGCCGAGGACGCGGTCGCGATCAGCGCCAAGACCGGGCTCAACGTCGATCTGGTGCTCGAAGCGATCGTCAAGCGCATCCCGCCGCCGAAGCCGCGCGACACCGACAAGCTGCAGGCGCTGATCATCGACTCGTGGTTCGACAACTACCTGGGCGTGGTCTCGCTGGTGCGGGTCATGCAGGGCGAGATCGTGCCGGGCAGCAAGATCCTGGTCATGTCGACCGGCCGCACCCATCTGGTCGACAAGGTCGGCGTGTTCACGCCCAAGCGCAAGGACCTGGCGCGGCTGGGTCCGGGCGAAGTAGGCTGGATCAACGCCTCGATCAAGGACGTGCACGGCGCGCCGGTCGGCGACACCCTGACCCTGGCCAGCGATCCGGCGGCCAAGCCGCTGCCGGGCTTCCAGGAAATGCAGCCGCGCGTGTTCGCCGGCCTGTTCCCGGTCGACGCCGAGGACTATCCGGCGTTGCGCGAGGCGCTGGACAAGCTGCGCCTCAACGACGCCGCGCTGCGCTTCGAGCCGGAAAGCTCCGAGGCGATGGGCTTCGGCTTTCGCTGCGGCTTCCTGGGCATGCTGCACATGGAGATCGTGCAGGAGCGCCTGGAGCGCGAATACGATCTCAACCTGATTTCCACCGCGCCGACGGTGATCTACGAAGTGCTCAAGACCGACGGCACCGTGATCCCCATGGACAACCCGGCCAAGCTACCGCCGGTCAACATGGTCGAGGAAATCCGCGAGCCGGTGATCCGCGCCAACATCCTCACCCCGCCGGACTACATCGGCAGCGTGATCAAGTTGTGCGAGGAAAAGCGCGGCGTGCAGATCGGCATCACCTACATGGCCAGCCAGGTGCAGATCAGCTACGAGCTGCCGATGGCCGAGGTGGTGCTGGACTTCTTCGACAAGCTCAAGTCGGTCTCGCGCGGCTATGCCTCGCTGGACTATCACTTCCTGCGTTTCCAGGCCGGCCCGTTCGTGCGCGTGGACACGCTGATCAACGGCGACAAGGTCGATGCGCTGTCGATCATCGTCCATCGCAGCCACGCCGACCGGCGCGGCCGCGAGCTGTGCGAGAAGATGAAGGACCTGATCCCGCGGCAGATGTTCGACGTCGCCATCCAGGCCGCGGTCGGCTCGCAGATCATCGCCCGCAGCACGGTCAAGGCGATGCGCAAGAACGTTTTGGCCAAATGTTATGGTGGCGACATCAGCCGCAAGAAGAAGCTCCTCGAGAAGCAGAAAGAGGGCAAGAAGCGGATGAAGCAGGTCGGGCGGGTCGAGATTCCGCAGGAAGCCTTCCTCGCGGTGTTGTCGACCGACAACAAGTAA
- a CDS encoding Do family serine endopeptidase codes for MTPSPMNRSSIRPAPARPRRARPLQSLALFGAIIAALPVACTAQAPTTPIAPPPAATPAAPLVAGLPDFTNLVQRVGPAVVNISAEVTPKRERATARGGLPDEDQIPEFFRRFFGPDGMPGGPGQQGPRQPRGGGRSIGSGFLISQDGYVLTNHHVVDGADTVTVKLTDRREFKAKVIGSDEQSDVALLKIEAKGLPFLRAAAAGQTKAGQWVVAIGSPFGLDHSVTAGIVSAVGRSNPYADQRYVPFIQTDVAINQGNSGGPLLNTSGEVVGINSQIFSNSGGYMGVSFAIPIDVAMSSAEQLRATGKVRRGALGVELQTMDGELAKAAGLDRVSGALVAKVVVGGAADLAGMKRGDVIVAVDDHAVYSREELPPLIGGMPPGSKVRVKVLRDGKEQVITARLSGLDEPAGVVSGENSNARDDDGRNVSGVNRLGLQTTDLTNAERDRLGIGANEGVRIEQAQGAAATAGLRPGDVILAVGSKGVSSAAALERLVAGFKPGQTAMFLVQRGQASQFIAITVP; via the coding sequence ATGACCCCATCGCCGATGAACCGCTCGTCCATCCGCCCTGCGCCGGCCCGTCCGCGGCGCGCGCGTCCCCTGCAGTCGCTGGCCCTGTTCGGCGCGATCATCGCCGCGCTGCCGGTGGCCTGCACCGCGCAGGCGCCGACCACCCCGATCGCGCCGCCGCCGGCGGCGACCCCGGCCGCGCCGCTGGTCGCCGGTCTGCCGGATTTCACCAACCTGGTCCAGCGGGTCGGGCCGGCGGTGGTCAATATCAGCGCCGAAGTCACGCCCAAGCGTGAGCGCGCGACCGCCCGCGGCGGCCTGCCCGACGAGGACCAGATCCCCGAATTCTTCCGCCGCTTCTTCGGTCCCGACGGCATGCCGGGCGGCCCGGGCCAGCAGGGGCCGCGCCAGCCGCGCGGCGGCGGCCGTTCGATCGGCAGCGGCTTCCTGATTTCGCAGGACGGCTATGTGCTGACCAACCATCACGTGGTCGACGGCGCCGACACGGTCACGGTCAAGCTGACCGACCGGCGCGAGTTCAAGGCCAAGGTGATCGGCAGCGACGAGCAGTCCGACGTGGCCCTGCTCAAGATCGAAGCCAAGGGCCTGCCGTTCCTGCGCGCCGCCGCGGCCGGGCAGACCAAGGCCGGGCAATGGGTGGTCGCGATCGGCTCGCCGTTCGGCCTGGATCACTCGGTCACCGCCGGCATCGTCAGCGCGGTCGGGCGCAGTAATCCGTACGCCGATCAACGCTACGTGCCGTTCATCCAGACCGACGTGGCGATCAATCAGGGCAATTCCGGCGGCCCGCTGCTCAATACCAGCGGCGAGGTGGTCGGCATCAACTCGCAGATCTTCTCCAACTCCGGCGGCTACATGGGCGTGAGCTTCGCCATTCCGATCGATGTGGCGATGAGTTCCGCTGAACAATTGCGAGCAACAGGAAAGGTGCGTCGCGGGGCTTTAGGCGTGGAACTACAGACAATGGATGGGGAGCTTGCGAAGGCGGCGGGCTTAGATCGCGTGTCTGGGGCGCTAGTTGCGAAGGTGGTGGTGGGAGGAGCTGCTGACCTTGCCGGAATGAAGCGTGGAGACGTGATTGTCGCTGTAGATGATCATGCAGTTTACAGTCGTGAGGAATTGCCTCCTTTGATCGGGGGCATGCCGCCAGGCTCCAAAGTGCGAGTTAAGGTGTTGCGTGACGGGAAAGAGCAAGTAATAACGGCAAGGCTGAGCGGCTTGGATGAACCGGCAGGCGTTGTCTCGGGCGAGAACTCAAACGCGCGCGATGACGATGGGCGCAATGTGTCGGGAGTTAATCGACTCGGATTGCAAACAACAGATTTAACTAATGCCGAACGCGATAGGTTAGGCATTGGAGCCAATGAGGGGGTGCGCATAGAGCAGGCTCAAGGGGCTGCGGCAACCGCGGGGCTTCGGCCGGGAGACGTGATTCTCGCAGTTGGCAGCAAGGGAGTCAGCAGCGCTGCGGCTCTTGAAAGGTTGGTTGCCGGGTTTAAACCCGGTCAAACTGCGATGTTCCTGGTTCAACGGGGTCAAGCCTCGCAATTTATCGCAATTACTGTGCCTTGA
- a CDS encoding RseA family anti-sigma factor, with protein MTSTPFHSDAHRDERENLSALFDGELDADAARFALKRLGHDVQWRDTCGRWQLCGDLLRRQAGAGVTPGFADPGFADRVAAAIAADAALQNVRDTATTQDASIKPRRAAGSRRGWIGGAALAASVAVAALFVARPFSDEAGGNTDPAQIAAQTTTVTPAQNAQPTQQPAPQPIPAEPAQAVASLADAEPSLTSADASGLAAGAVAVAEIPRRLAERRSRGQSQRAALRASERQAEAPVQVAAAGGASSPVLADATHANPFRPQPQNESPAARPWPRAALPNYQTAGSGYTASYGNSPSFYPFEPATQAEEARTRPPVQERPQPSP; from the coding sequence ATGACTTCGACCCCATTCCATAGCGATGCCCACCGCGACGAGCGCGAGAACCTCAGCGCGTTGTTCGACGGCGAGCTCGATGCCGACGCGGCGCGTTTCGCGCTCAAGCGGCTCGGCCACGACGTGCAATGGCGCGACACCTGCGGTCGCTGGCAGCTGTGCGGCGACCTGCTGCGCCGCCAGGCCGGCGCGGGCGTGACGCCCGGTTTCGCCGATCCGGGTTTCGCCGATCGCGTCGCCGCGGCGATCGCCGCCGATGCGGCCTTGCAGAACGTGCGCGATACCGCGACTACCCAGGACGCCAGCATCAAACCGCGCCGGGCGGCCGGTTCGCGCCGCGGCTGGATCGGTGGCGCGGCTCTGGCGGCTTCGGTCGCGGTCGCGGCCTTGTTCGTGGCGCGGCCGTTCTCCGACGAGGCCGGCGGCAACACCGACCCGGCCCAGATCGCGGCCCAGACCACCACGGTGACGCCGGCGCAGAATGCCCAGCCCACCCAGCAGCCCGCGCCGCAGCCCATTCCGGCCGAGCCGGCGCAGGCGGTCGCGAGCTTGGCCGATGCCGAGCCGTCGCTGACCTCGGCCGATGCCTCCGGCCTCGCCGCCGGCGCGGTCGCGGTGGCGGAAATTCCGCGTCGCCTGGCCGAGCGCCGTTCGCGCGGACAGAGCCAGCGCGCCGCGCTGCGTGCCTCCGAGCGCCAGGCCGAAGCGCCGGTGCAGGTCGCCGCGGCCGGCGGCGCCAGTTCGCCGGTGCTGGCCGACGCGACCCACGCCAACCCGTTCCGTCCGCAGCCGCAGAACGAATCGCCGGCGGCGCGTCCGTGGCCGCGCGCGGCATTGCCGAACTATCAGACCGCGGGCAGCGGCTACACCGCCAGTTACGGCAACTCGCCCTCGTTCTATCCCTTCGAGCCCGCCACCCAGGCCGAAGAGGCGCGAACCCGGCCGCCGGTCCAGGAAAGGCCGCAGCCCTCGCCGTAA